The Cucumis melo cultivar AY chromosome 5, USDA_Cmelo_AY_1.0, whole genome shotgun sequence genome has a segment encoding these proteins:
- the LOC103494768 gene encoding acyl-CoA-binding domain-containing protein 4 isoform X2 yields the protein MPVLMDHRNRLQRPSGLSSLMRPLCYSMACISSWDGLGNMVPAEAMRLFVKILEEEEPGWYSRVSSFVPEPEPILDVQINNDPKIEPIIENGNSIPETKNISTENGSLPESQDKDVLVEGLGSIVVYDQWISPPVSGLRPKARYEHGAAVIQDKMYIFGGNHNGRYLSDLHVLDLRSWAWTKLEAKTQSAESPPEKLTPCAGHSLIPWENKLLSVAGHTKDPSDAIQVRVFDVQTSTWSNLKTYGKPPVSRGGQSVTLVGTSLVIFGGQDAKRTLLNDLHILDLETMTWDEIDAVGAPPSPRSDHAAAVHAERYLLIFGGGSHATCFNDLHVLDLQAMEWSRPTQQGDIPTPRAGHAGVTVGENWFIVGGGDNKNGVSETVVLNMSTLVWSVVTSVQGRVPIASEGISLVVSSYGGEDILVSFGGYNGRYTNEVNVLKPSHKSTLQSKMMATPVPDSVSAVHNITNPTRDVESEFEGAQEGKIREIVMDNIESDHLKNKSEQTKELVSTLKAEKEELESSLNKEKIHSLQLKQELSDAENRNDELYKELQSVRLQLVAEQSRCFKLEVDVAELRQKLQTMETLQKELDLLQRQKAASEEAFKAKQKQGSGGVWGWLAGSPPPEEA from the exons ATGCCGGTTTTGATGGATCACCGAAATCGTCTTCAAAGGCCCTCAGGTCTAAGTTCTCTGATGAGGCCGCTTTGTTACTCTATGGCTTGTATCAGCAG CTGGGATGGGCTTGGAAATATGGTTCCTGCTGAAGCCATGCGCCTTTTTGTGAAAATATTGGAG GAAGAAGAGCCAGGTTGGTATTCTAGAGTATCCAGCTTTGTCCCAGAGCCAGAGCCTATTTTAGATGTGCAAATTAAT AATGACCCAAAAATTGAGCCAATCATTGAAAATGGGAATTCGATTCCTGAGACCAAGAATATATCAACAGAAAATGGAAGCCTGCCTGAAAGTCAGGATAAAGATGTTCTTGTGGAAGGTCTTGGCTCTATTGTTGTCTACGATCAGTGGATTTCACCCCCAGTATCTGGTCTGCGCCCGAAAGCACGATATGAG CATGGGGCAGCAGTTATTCAGGACAAGATGTATATTTTTGGAGGAAACCACAATGGTCGCTATCTTAGTGATCTTCAT GTTTTGGATCTGAGAAGCTGGGCTTGGACAAAACTTGAGGCTAAGACCCAGTCTGCGGAATCACCTCCTGAAAAGCTAACTCCCTGTGCTGGTCATTCATTG ATACCATGGGAGAACAAACTTTTATCAGTAGCTGGTCATACTAAGGATCCTTCTGATGCTATTCAGG TGAGAGTTTTTGATGTACAAACCTCCACTTGGTCTAACTTGAAGACTTATGGCAAACCACCG GTTTCCCGAGGTGGTCAGTCAGTGACTCTTGTCGGGACAAGCTTGGTTATATTTGGAGGGCAAGATGCCAAAAGGACTCTTCTGAACGACTTGCACATTCTTGACCTTGAAACCATGACCTGGGATGAAATTGATGCAGT CGGGGCTCCTCCCTCTCCAAGGTCTGATCATGCTGCTGCAGTCCATGCTGAGCGCTATCTCCTCATCTTTGGTGGGGGTTCACATGCTACTTGCTTCAATGATCTGCATGTTCTTGATTTGCAAGCG ATGGAATGGTCAAGACCTACCCAACAAGGTGATATACCAACTCCACGAGCTGGACATGCAGGTGTTACAGTTGGAGAGAATTGGTTCATTGTTGGTGGTGGTGACAACAAGAATG GGGTCTCGGAAACTGTTGTGCTGAATATGTCTACGCTTGTTTGGTCAGTTGTAACATCTGTTCAAGGGCGTGTTCCTATTGCTAGTGAG GGCATCAGTTTGGTTGTAAGCTCCTATGGTGGTGAAGACATTCTTGTGTCATTTGGAGGATACAATGGACGTTATACCAATGAG GTTAATGTTCTGAAACCAAGCCACAAATCAACCTTGCAATCCAAGATGATGGCAACTCCCGTGCCCGACAGTGTTTCAGCTGTGCATAACATCACCAATCCCACCAGGGATGTCGAATCCGAGTTTGAAGGGGCACAAGAAGGAAAAATTAGGGAAATTGTTATGGACAACATTGAGTCGGATCATTTG AAGAATAAAAGTGAGCAAACGAAAGAACTCGTATCAACATTGAAGGCAGAGAAGGAAGAACTGGAATCATCTCTCAACAAGGAGAAGATACACTCTTTACAGCTAAAGCAAGAGCTATCCGATGCTGAGAACCGTAACGATGAGCTATACAAG GAGCTGCAATCAGTACGCTTGCAACTTGTAGCTGAGCAGTCGAGATGTTTCAAACTTGAG GTGGACGTTGCAGAGTTACGACAGAAGCTCCAAACGATGGAGACGTTACAAAAGGAACTCGACCTTCTACAACGACAAAAGGCAGCATCTGAGGAGGCGTTCAAGGCAAAACAGAAACAAGGGTCAGGTGGTGTGTGGGGTTGGTTGGCTGGATCCCCTCCTCCAGAAGAAGCCTGA
- the LOC103494768 gene encoding acyl-CoA-binding domain-containing protein 4 isoform X1 — MAAMARASSGLQYPDRFYAAASYAGFDGSPKSSSKALRSKFSDEAALLLYGLYQQATVGRCNVPEPSSWHAIEKSKWKSWDGLGNMVPAEAMRLFVKILEEEEPGWYSRVSSFVPEPEPILDVQINNDPKIEPIIENGNSIPETKNISTENGSLPESQDKDVLVEGLGSIVVYDQWISPPVSGLRPKARYEHGAAVIQDKMYIFGGNHNGRYLSDLHVLDLRSWAWTKLEAKTQSAESPPEKLTPCAGHSLIPWENKLLSVAGHTKDPSDAIQVRVFDVQTSTWSNLKTYGKPPVSRGGQSVTLVGTSLVIFGGQDAKRTLLNDLHILDLETMTWDEIDAVGAPPSPRSDHAAAVHAERYLLIFGGGSHATCFNDLHVLDLQAMEWSRPTQQGDIPTPRAGHAGVTVGENWFIVGGGDNKNGVSETVVLNMSTLVWSVVTSVQGRVPIASEGISLVVSSYGGEDILVSFGGYNGRYTNEVNVLKPSHKSTLQSKMMATPVPDSVSAVHNITNPTRDVESEFEGAQEGKIREIVMDNIESDHLKNKSEQTKELVSTLKAEKEELESSLNKEKIHSLQLKQELSDAENRNDELYKELQSVRLQLVAEQSRCFKLEVDVAELRQKLQTMETLQKELDLLQRQKAASEEAFKAKQKQGSGGVWGWLAGSPPPEEA, encoded by the exons ATGGCTGCGATGGCGAGGGCGAGCTCCGGCTTGCAATATCCCGACCGGTTCTACGCCGCGGCTTCTTATGCCGGTTTTGATGGATCACCGAAATCGTCTTCAAAGGCCCTCAGGTCTAAGTTCTCTGATGAGGCCGCTTTGTTACTCTATGGCTTGTATCAGCAG GCTACAGTAGGGCGTTGTAATGTACCTGAACCCAGTAGTTGGCATGCAATCGAGAAAAGCAAATGGAAGAG CTGGGATGGGCTTGGAAATATGGTTCCTGCTGAAGCCATGCGCCTTTTTGTGAAAATATTGGAG GAAGAAGAGCCAGGTTGGTATTCTAGAGTATCCAGCTTTGTCCCAGAGCCAGAGCCTATTTTAGATGTGCAAATTAAT AATGACCCAAAAATTGAGCCAATCATTGAAAATGGGAATTCGATTCCTGAGACCAAGAATATATCAACAGAAAATGGAAGCCTGCCTGAAAGTCAGGATAAAGATGTTCTTGTGGAAGGTCTTGGCTCTATTGTTGTCTACGATCAGTGGATTTCACCCCCAGTATCTGGTCTGCGCCCGAAAGCACGATATGAG CATGGGGCAGCAGTTATTCAGGACAAGATGTATATTTTTGGAGGAAACCACAATGGTCGCTATCTTAGTGATCTTCAT GTTTTGGATCTGAGAAGCTGGGCTTGGACAAAACTTGAGGCTAAGACCCAGTCTGCGGAATCACCTCCTGAAAAGCTAACTCCCTGTGCTGGTCATTCATTG ATACCATGGGAGAACAAACTTTTATCAGTAGCTGGTCATACTAAGGATCCTTCTGATGCTATTCAGG TGAGAGTTTTTGATGTACAAACCTCCACTTGGTCTAACTTGAAGACTTATGGCAAACCACCG GTTTCCCGAGGTGGTCAGTCAGTGACTCTTGTCGGGACAAGCTTGGTTATATTTGGAGGGCAAGATGCCAAAAGGACTCTTCTGAACGACTTGCACATTCTTGACCTTGAAACCATGACCTGGGATGAAATTGATGCAGT CGGGGCTCCTCCCTCTCCAAGGTCTGATCATGCTGCTGCAGTCCATGCTGAGCGCTATCTCCTCATCTTTGGTGGGGGTTCACATGCTACTTGCTTCAATGATCTGCATGTTCTTGATTTGCAAGCG ATGGAATGGTCAAGACCTACCCAACAAGGTGATATACCAACTCCACGAGCTGGACATGCAGGTGTTACAGTTGGAGAGAATTGGTTCATTGTTGGTGGTGGTGACAACAAGAATG GGGTCTCGGAAACTGTTGTGCTGAATATGTCTACGCTTGTTTGGTCAGTTGTAACATCTGTTCAAGGGCGTGTTCCTATTGCTAGTGAG GGCATCAGTTTGGTTGTAAGCTCCTATGGTGGTGAAGACATTCTTGTGTCATTTGGAGGATACAATGGACGTTATACCAATGAG GTTAATGTTCTGAAACCAAGCCACAAATCAACCTTGCAATCCAAGATGATGGCAACTCCCGTGCCCGACAGTGTTTCAGCTGTGCATAACATCACCAATCCCACCAGGGATGTCGAATCCGAGTTTGAAGGGGCACAAGAAGGAAAAATTAGGGAAATTGTTATGGACAACATTGAGTCGGATCATTTG AAGAATAAAAGTGAGCAAACGAAAGAACTCGTATCAACATTGAAGGCAGAGAAGGAAGAACTGGAATCATCTCTCAACAAGGAGAAGATACACTCTTTACAGCTAAAGCAAGAGCTATCCGATGCTGAGAACCGTAACGATGAGCTATACAAG GAGCTGCAATCAGTACGCTTGCAACTTGTAGCTGAGCAGTCGAGATGTTTCAAACTTGAG GTGGACGTTGCAGAGTTACGACAGAAGCTCCAAACGATGGAGACGTTACAAAAGGAACTCGACCTTCTACAACGACAAAAGGCAGCATCTGAGGAGGCGTTCAAGGCAAAACAGAAACAAGGGTCAGGTGGTGTGTGGGGTTGGTTGGCTGGATCCCCTCCTCCAGAAGAAGCCTGA
- the LOC103494803 gene encoding E3 ubiquitin-protein ligase JMJ24: MDLPRSTSANGDDVGIPDDLRCKRSDGKQWRCTAMSMPDKTVCEKHYIQAKKRAANSAMRAHLKKAKRKSLEEGDLYMEDKSDDFDAPMSSGRIAEQSHPAKKSSKSQVRYSPDTPPTRSLPVRNSSKHEDSQRDLSPYEENWRPYKTNAADSLRNLSQKSFDANATTEYSDASTNSSEEIGGQTCHQCRRNERDGVVWCLKCDRRGYCSNCISKWYLDIPPEEIQKICPACRGICNCRVCLRRGNLIKVRIREIPVLDKLQYLYSLLSSVLPVIKQIHAQQCFEVEVEKRIVGDEMLLLRAKLNADEQMCCNFCRIPIIDYHRHCPNCYYDLCLNCCQDLREASTSGNGGLDNVNGLVGQDEKPLFERQYRQRLKFSDKILYWKADCDGNIPCPPREYGGCGYFQLSLNRIFKMNWVAKLVKNVEEMVGGCRVHDFGTLPEAESDDPSLLHCADRDNSSDNFLYCPTSSEIKLNGITDFRKHWASGKPIIVRQVFDNSSIASWDPEVIWRGIQGKNEERMKFENQLVKAINCSDQSEVNIELLQFIEGYFDGRISESGRPEMLKLKDWPSPSESEDFILYQRPEFIVKLPLLEYIHSKWGLLNVAAKLPHYSLQNDVGPKIFICYGSFKEHSAGDSVTNLSINMRDMVYLLVHSHLVKPKDAQGIDIECTENANVKSVVNELHSDKELCSGDGRSADLVVHGQGLKDEREAMSEAETEVEMLGQKMESNIVVEQAANSKMSDMNVSEKSSAVIWDVFRRKDVPKLTEYLRLHWKEFRKPVNINDDLIMRPLFDGALYLDGHHKGKLKDDFGVEPWTFEQRLGEAVFVPSGCPFQVVNLQSNVQLGLDFLSPESVGEAARMAADVRCLPNDHEAKLQVLEVGKISLYAASSVIKEVQKLVLDPKLSEELGVGDPNLTAAVSENLENMTKQRQISCA; the protein is encoded by the exons ATGGATCTTCCACGATCAACTTCTGCAAACGGTGACGACGTCGGAATTCCTGACGATTTACGTTGCAAAAGGTCTGATGGTAAACAATGGCGGTGTACCGCCATGTCTATGCCGGACAAAACTGTGTGCGAGAAGCACTATATTCAGGCAAAGAAGAGGGCGGCGAATTCTGCAATGAGAGCGCACTTGAAGAAAGCAAAGAGGAAATCGTTGGAGGAAGGTGATTTGTACATGGAAGATAAGAGTGATGATTTCGATGCGCCTATGTCGAGTGGTAGGATTGCTGAACAATCTCATCCTGCGAAGAAGTCGTCAAAGAGTCAGGTCCGGTACTCGCCTGATACTCCACCTACTAGGAGTTTGCCTGTGCGTAATTCCTCAAAGCATGAGGATTCCCAGAGAGATTTGTCGCCGTATGAAGAGAATTGGAGGCCTTATAAGACAAATGCTGCGGATTCTTTGAGGAATTTGTCGCAGAAAAGCTTTGATGCTAATGCCACGACG GAGTACTCTGATGCAAGCACAAATTCCTCCGAAGAGATTGGTGGGCAGACATGCCATCAATGTCGAAGGAACGAAAGAGATGGAGTAGTCTGGTGTCTCAAGTGTGATAGAAGAGGATATTGCAGCAATTGCATCTCTAAATG GTACTTGGATATACCACCGGAGGAAATTCAAAAAATTTGCCCTGCGTGTAGAGGTATTTGTAACTGCAGAGTGTGTCTACGTCGTGGTAATTTGATAAAG gTAAGAATAAGGGAAATACCGGTTCTAGACAAGTTGCAATATCTCTACTCTCTATTGTCGTCTGTACTACCTGTTATCAAACAGATCCACGCTCAACAATGTTTTGAAGTGGAAGTTGAAAAAAGGATCGTAG GAGATGAGATGCTTCTTCTTAGGGCAAAGTTGAATGCAGATGAGCAGATGTGCTG CAATTTTTGCAGGATACCCATTATCGATTATCATCGGCATTGTCCAAATTGCTACTATGATCTATGTCTCAATTGCTGTCAAGATCTACGGGAAGCATCCACATCAGGAAATGGTGGATTAGATAATGTGAATGGTTTGGTGGGCCAAGACGAGAAACCTTTGTTTGAACGACAGTACAGACAGAGATTGAAATTCTCAGATAAAATTCTCTACTGGAAAGCTGATTGTGATGGCAATATACCTTGTCCTCCAAGGGAATATGGGGGCTGTGGTTATTTTCAATTAAGCCTGAATCGGATTTTTAAAATGAACTGGGTTGCAAAATTGGTTAAAAATGTTGAAGAAATGGTTGGTGGCTGCAGGGTTCATGATTTTGGAACTTTGCCAGAAGCAGAGTCAGATGATCCCAGCCTTTTGCACTGCGCTGATCGAGATAACAGCAgtgataattttttatattgcCCAACATCATCAGAAATTAAACTTAATGGAATCACTGATTTCAGAAAACATTGGGCTAGCGGCAAACCCATTATTGTTAGGCAGGTTTTTGACAATTCGTCCATTGCAAGCTGGGATCCAGAAGTTATCTGGAGAGGAATTCAGGGTAAGAATGAGGAGAGAATGAAATTTGAGAATCAATTAGTGAAGGCCATCAATTGCTCAGACCAGTCTGAG GTCAATATTGAGCTTCTTCAGTTCATTGAAGGATACTTTGATGGTCGTATCTCAGAAAGTGGCAGGCCAGAAATGTTGAAGTTGAAAGACTGGCCTTCCCCCAGTGAATctgaagattttattttgtacCAGAGGCCTGAATTCATTGTTAAATTACCTTTACTCGAGTATATCCATTCCAAATGGGGGCTTCTTAATGTTGCAGCAAAATTGCCGCATTACTCTTTACAAAACGATGTGGGACCTAAGATTTTTATATGTTACGGATCCTTTAAGGAGCATAGTGCAGGTGATTCTGTGACTAATCTTAGTATCAACATGCGTGACATG GTTTATTTATTGGTTCATAGTCATTTAGTGAAGCCCAAAGATGCTCAGGGGATTGATATTGAGTGCACGGAAAATGCCAATGTGAAATCTGTGGTGAATGAGCTGCATAGTGATAAAGAATTGTGTTCTGGTGACGGGAGATCAGCAGATCTAGTAGTCCATGGTCAGGGGTTGAAGGATGAGCGCGAGGCTATGAGTGAAGCAGAGACAGAAGTTGAAATGTTGGGTCAGAAGATGGAATCTAATATTGTCGTTGAGCAAGCTGCGAACTCCAAAATGTCAGATATGAACGTTTCTGAAAAGAGTTCTGCAGTTATTTGGGATGTCTTTCGGCGGAAGGATGTTCCGAAATTGACTGAGTATTTAAGACTACATTGGAAGGAATTTAGGAAGCCTGTCAACATAAATGATGATCTT ATTATGCGGCCTCTTTTTGATGGAGCATTGTACCTCGATGGACATCATAAAGGGAAATTGAAAGATGACTTCG GGGTAGAGCCTTGGACATTTGAGCAGCGTTTGGGGGAAGCTGTTTTTGTCCCTTCAGGTTGCCCTTTTCAAGTCGTGAATCTTCAG TCCAATGTTCAATTGGGGCTTGACTTCTTATCTCCTGAAAGTGTTGGTGAGGCTGCAAGAATGGCTGCAGATGTCAGGTGTCTTCCTAATGATCATGAAGCAAAACTGCAAGTGCTGGAG GTTGGAAAAATCTCACTTTATGCAGCAAGCTCAGTTATCAAAGAAGTACAGAAATTAGTGCTTGATCCCAA ATTAAGTGAAGAGCTTGGAGTTGGGGACCCTAATTTGACCGCTGCTGTTTCCGAGAACTTGGAGAATATGACAAAGCAACGCCAGATAAGTTGTGCTTAG
- the LOC103494788 gene encoding psbP domain-containing protein 7, chloroplastic isoform X2 gives MAFSRCLSGSQMINFRRSIILAQSSSDDPAGKSAAEEFAPLAATFRRRLIVGIGSASLVAVGANFAGVTSFLLGLSPENSRRLRVDVVYPIGGYNRCFDPNEGFEFIYPSSWVGDQRLLYREAEKSEYERSLDPPPLTNSTMDRRRRNVNEPLVAFGPPGSSGELNVSVIVSSVPPDFSIEAFGGPNEVGEAVIRTITRASKRSDLKGTLIQTTLREDLLTKYYELEFKVESTAFQRHNIAVCCARRGKLYTLNAQAPESEWPGLKSKMKTIASSFCLSA, from the exons ATGGCGTTCAGTCGCTGCCTTTCCGGCAGCCAAATGATTAATTTCCGGCGGAGCATAATATTAGCACAGTCGTCATCCGACGACCCTGCCGGTAAATCTGCGGCAGAGGAATTCGCACCGCTGGCAGCGACATTTCGGCGGAGGCTAATAGTTGGGATCGGGTCGGCTTCTTTGGTGGCCGTCGGCGCAAATTTCGCCGGCGTGACGAGCTTTCTGCTCGGCTTGTCGCCGGAAAACAGTCGGCGGTTGAGGGTGGACGTTGTTTATCCAATTGGAGGGTACAATCGGTGCTTTGATCCCAATGAAGGATTTG AGTTCATATACCCATCGAGTTGGGTAGGAGACCAGAGATTGCTATATCGGGAAGCTGAAAAGTCGGAATATGAACGATCACTGGACCCTCCGCCCTTGACCAATTCCACCATGGATCGTCGTCGTCGAAATGTTAACGAGCCATTGGTTGCATTTGGTCCTCCAGGTTCAAGTGGAGAGCTCAATGTTAGTGTCATTGTGTCTTCGGTACCCCCTGATTTCTC AATTGAAGCATTTGGAGGACCAAACGAAGTAGGGGAAGCTGTGATCAGAACTATTACAAGGGCCAGCAAACGCTCTGATCTTAAAGGAACATTGATACAAACAACTCTAAGAGAGGATTTGCTAACCAAATACTATGAACTAGAATTCAAAGTGGAAAGCACAGCGTTTCAACGGCACAACATTGCAGTTTGTTGTGCTCGTCGGGGAAAATTATATACACTAAATGCCCAAGCACCTGAATCAGAATGGCCAGGTCTAAAATCAAAGATGAAGACAATTGCCAGTTCCTTTTGTCTCTCAGCTTGA
- the LOC103494788 gene encoding psbP domain-containing protein 7, chloroplastic isoform X1: MAFSRCLSGSQMINFRRSIILAQSSSDDPAGKSAAEEFAPLAATFRRRLIVGIGSASLVAVGANFAGVTSFLLGLSPENSRRLRVDVVYPIGGYNRCFDPNEGFEHPEFIYPSSWVGDQRLLYREAEKSEYERSLDPPPLTNSTMDRRRRNVNEPLVAFGPPGSSGELNVSVIVSSVPPDFSIEAFGGPNEVGEAVIRTITRASKRSDLKGTLIQTTLREDLLTKYYELEFKVESTAFQRHNIAVCCARRGKLYTLNAQAPESEWPGLKSKMKTIASSFCLSA, encoded by the exons ATGGCGTTCAGTCGCTGCCTTTCCGGCAGCCAAATGATTAATTTCCGGCGGAGCATAATATTAGCACAGTCGTCATCCGACGACCCTGCCGGTAAATCTGCGGCAGAGGAATTCGCACCGCTGGCAGCGACATTTCGGCGGAGGCTAATAGTTGGGATCGGGTCGGCTTCTTTGGTGGCCGTCGGCGCAAATTTCGCCGGCGTGACGAGCTTTCTGCTCGGCTTGTCGCCGGAAAACAGTCGGCGGTTGAGGGTGGACGTTGTTTATCCAATTGGAGGGTACAATCGGTGCTTTGATCCCAATGAAGGATTTG AACATCCAGAGTTCATATACCCATCGAGTTGGGTAGGAGACCAGAGATTGCTATATCGGGAAGCTGAAAAGTCGGAATATGAACGATCACTGGACCCTCCGCCCTTGACCAATTCCACCATGGATCGTCGTCGTCGAAATGTTAACGAGCCATTGGTTGCATTTGGTCCTCCAGGTTCAAGTGGAGAGCTCAATGTTAGTGTCATTGTGTCTTCGGTACCCCCTGATTTCTC AATTGAAGCATTTGGAGGACCAAACGAAGTAGGGGAAGCTGTGATCAGAACTATTACAAGGGCCAGCAAACGCTCTGATCTTAAAGGAACATTGATACAAACAACTCTAAGAGAGGATTTGCTAACCAAATACTATGAACTAGAATTCAAAGTGGAAAGCACAGCGTTTCAACGGCACAACATTGCAGTTTGTTGTGCTCGTCGGGGAAAATTATATACACTAAATGCCCAAGCACCTGAATCAGAATGGCCAGGTCTAAAATCAAAGATGAAGACAATTGCCAGTTCCTTTTGTCTCTCAGCTTGA
- the LOC127149412 gene encoding uncharacterized protein LOC127149412 yields the protein MASFVSLSFSVPQLTLKEIPPWKLAKATVVSRRAGTALKLVLPCYSKKSISMNWENFRSVRLTSRPFWGIVSSSSRNMVLLTGYWVGPDVDDGWGYIEAFIDRIT from the exons ATGGCGAGCTTCGTTTCTTTGAGCTTCTCCGTTCCACAGCTCACTCTCAAG GAAATCCCACCATGGAAATTGGCTAAAGCTACGGTAGTTTCAAGGCGAGCTGGAACAG CTTTGAAGCTTGTGCTACCCTGTTATTCAAAGAAATCCATATCTATGAATTGGGAAAACTTTCGATCTGTACGGTTAACTTCAAGACCTTTTTGGGGCATAGTTTCTTCTAGTTCCCGGAATATGGTATTATTAACTGGCTACTGGGTAGGACCTGATGTTGATGACGGATGGGGATATATAGAAGCTTTTATCGATCGGATTACTTAA